The Alkalihalobacillus sp. TS-13 genomic interval ATCATGAACAAGTCGTGCAAAAACGCCCTTTACATCGATAAGGTACCTTTCGTATATCATGGCAACCTACACAAACCAGCAGTTTGAAACCTTTTTTAAGATCTCCACA includes:
- a CDS encoding transposase zinc-binding domain-containing protein is translated as MKEVEKFRGCGDLKKGFKLLVCVGCHDIRKVPYRCKGRFCTTCS